The Polaribacter sp. Q13 sequence TGGACAACAAAATTATGGTGATAAAATTCTAATTAACATATAGTATAATCGCCATTTTTTGTACTTTTAGGACATTATTATGAAAATACCTGTTTTAAAAATTGATCAATTTCAAGAATCCGAGTCGTTAAAGAATTTGTATATCAATTCTTTTTCAAATCATTTGGAATTGAATAAGAAGTTAATTGACAAACCTCACAGTCATAATTTTTATTTATGTGTGCTTTTTACGGAAGGGTTTGGTAAACATGAAATTGATTTTAACTCTTATCAAGTAAACCCAGGCAAGGTTTTCTTTTTAAAACCGGGACAAACTCATTCTTGGCAGTTTGATACAAAACCAGAAGGTTTTATCTTTTTTCACTCTCAAGAATTTTACGAAATTAAGTTTTTAGATCATACCCTTCACTCGTTTCCTTTTTATTATTCGAATCAGAATCCGCCTTTCTTAGAATTGTCTCCATTAAAAATGACCGTATTAAAACTAAAGTTTGAAGAAGTTTATGCAGAATATCAACAACAAAACTTGTTAAGAGAATTAAAAATAATAAATCTTATTAATAGTATTTATATAGATTTAACAAGAGCGTACACAGCAGATGTTAATTTAGAAAAACTCGTTTCTCCTAGTTATTCTATGATACTTGAAAATCTAGAAAACTTAATACATCAACATTTTTATAA is a genomic window containing:
- a CDS encoding helix-turn-helix domain-containing protein, which produces MNKKLIDKPHSHNFYLCVLFTEGFGKHEIDFNSYQVNPGKVFFLKPGQTHSWQFDTKPEGFIFFHSQEFYEIKFLDHTLHSFPFYYSNQNPPFLELSPLKMTVLKLKFEEVYAEYQQQNLLRELKIINLINSIYIDLTRAYTADVNLEKLVSPSYSMILENLENLIHQHFYKEKLPKFYSDQLNITTKHLNRVVKKALNKTTSQLISERIILESKRLIIHSGNNLAAIADTLQFSDYAYFSRFFKSKTGCTPMDFRKKYTS